A genomic segment from Lignipirellula cremea encodes:
- a CDS encoding alpha/beta hydrolase family protein, whose translation MHYALIALSFVFFGSTLAHGQEPPRSVTALFSDFDPRQEPLDTKLVREWKNDGIVYRYVTYHIGTFKGQSARMAGFFAFPKGAKKLPGLLHVHGGGQRAFLHEVEFYAKRGYACLSINWGGREMEDAKPGDANTDWGAVDPTQQNVPGYFNLKPGEKYLDPFESPRNNNWYLLTLGARRGLTFLEQQPEVDADRLGVYGHSMGGNLTVYVAGTDDRVKVAAPSVGGSGFRTQPWPLLPEQRKQTPNGDVDLFNATIGFESYAAHITAPLLWLGATNDFHGIMDDTYRTGALIPHEEVRYSFTPHMNHRFTPEFAVTRPLWIDQHLQGTFEFPATPASRLLLVADDGVPLLEVTPDGSKPVERVHILYSVDPDPQARFWRTAEAKRTGNKWTAPLPILSVTQPLFAFANVHYRLEKPEPVPFALPTETFAISSLLHTATPDQLRTAGTKATDESSPLIDDFSRGWEDWYLLSARNPHHWEFSTRKLNDPKWRGQDRFRFALDVQSDKPNELVIVLTENFFRSYRGRSQEYVAVVNLNGGKSKQTLLLEPQDFKTTDGNALSSWKDLDLLSLRAYHDKGDRLFGSKSWMGPQPVFHKLWWENGNKDSKP comes from the coding sequence ATGCACTACGCTCTGATCGCTCTCAGCTTTGTCTTCTTCGGTTCAACGCTTGCCCACGGTCAAGAGCCTCCTCGATCTGTCACAGCACTCTTTTCCGACTTCGATCCTCGCCAGGAGCCGCTCGACACGAAACTCGTGCGGGAGTGGAAGAACGACGGCATCGTCTATCGTTACGTCACCTACCACATTGGTACGTTCAAGGGACAATCGGCACGCATGGCGGGATTTTTCGCCTTCCCCAAGGGAGCGAAGAAACTGCCCGGCCTGCTGCATGTCCACGGCGGTGGCCAGCGAGCCTTCCTGCACGAGGTCGAGTTCTACGCCAAGCGTGGCTACGCCTGCCTTTCGATCAATTGGGGCGGCCGGGAGATGGAGGATGCGAAGCCCGGTGACGCCAACACAGATTGGGGAGCCGTTGATCCGACGCAGCAGAACGTGCCGGGATACTTCAACCTCAAGCCCGGCGAAAAGTACCTCGATCCTTTCGAGTCTCCACGGAACAACAACTGGTATCTGCTGACGCTCGGAGCGAGACGGGGTTTGACGTTCTTGGAACAGCAGCCGGAAGTCGATGCTGACCGGCTCGGCGTGTACGGCCACTCGATGGGCGGCAACCTGACGGTCTATGTCGCCGGTACCGATGACCGGGTGAAAGTCGCTGCGCCGTCCGTGGGCGGTTCAGGATTTCGCACCCAGCCGTGGCCGCTCTTGCCCGAACAAAGGAAGCAAACGCCGAACGGTGACGTGGACCTGTTCAACGCCACCATCGGTTTCGAGTCGTATGCGGCGCACATCACAGCCCCGCTTCTTTGGTTGGGGGCGACCAACGACTTCCACGGCATCATGGACGACACGTACCGCACCGGGGCACTGATTCCCCACGAGGAAGTGCGGTACTCTTTCACGCCGCACATGAATCACCGATTCACGCCGGAGTTCGCCGTCACGAGGCCCCTGTGGATCGACCAGCATCTCCAAGGAACATTCGAGTTCCCGGCTACACCGGCGTCCAGACTGCTGCTCGTCGCCGATGACGGCGTGCCTTTGCTGGAAGTGACGCCGGACGGTTCTAAGCCCGTCGAACGGGTCCACATCCTGTACTCGGTCGATCCCGACCCGCAGGCCCGGTTCTGGAGAACTGCCGAAGCAAAGCGAACCGGCAACAAGTGGACTGCCCCTCTGCCGATCCTTTCGGTCACGCAGCCCCTTTTCGCCTTCGCCAACGTCCATTACCGATTGGAGAAACCCGAGCCGGTTCCGTTTGCTCTCCCGACCGAGACGTTTGCGATCAGTTCGCTGCTGCATACGGCGACACCAGATCAATTGCGTACGGCCGGGACAAAGGCCACGGATGAGTCATCCCCACTAATCGACGATTTCAGCCGTGGCTGGGAGGATTGGTATCTCTTGTCGGCGAGGAATCCGCATCATTGGGAATTTTCGACTCGCAAGCTTAACGACCCGAAGTGGCGAGGGCAGGACAGATTTCGCTTTGCTCTGGATGTGCAGTCCGACAAACCCAACGAATTGGTGATCGTGCTGACGGAGAATTTCTTCCGTTCGTACCGAGGACGCAGCCAGGAGTACGTTGCTGTGGTGAATTTGAATGGTGGTAAGAGCAAGCAAACCTTGTTGCTGGAGCCGCAGGATTTCAAGACCACCGACGGCAATGCCCTGTCGTCGTGGAAAGACCTCGACTTGCTCAGCCTGCGAGCGTACCACGACAAGGGCGATAGGCTGTTCGGCAGCAAAAGCTGGATGGGGCCGCAGCCGGTGTTTCATAAACTGTGGTGGGAGAATGGCAACAAGGACTCCAAACCATAA
- a CDS encoding DUF6930 domain-containing protein, translating to MVDPGEQLKLGKGAAFVKSQLKRMRQKDETWEADFRALPKPIMQTATHYVGMVLSQPDGFLLAHSEISQSPTVNDLATLLAHAMKRPLVEGQHRPSRILLRKNPKWKSLLSALTDIGVQVDLVGELPIVDLEFNEFLAHMNEARSAGAIKPSKEQGKVEKTFPAIAQWVRGYGHIEIGDQEDFGFIARALDYGGLVFEDDKPRTLAESTAALEAALARWFENEGIEIEK from the coding sequence GTGGTCGATCCAGGGGAACAATTGAAGCTCGGCAAAGGGGCAGCCTTCGTCAAGAGCCAGCTAAAGCGAATGCGTCAGAAGGACGAAACGTGGGAGGCAGACTTTCGAGCCTTGCCCAAGCCCATCATGCAAACGGCCACCCACTACGTCGGAATGGTTCTTTCGCAACCCGATGGATTCCTGCTGGCACATTCCGAAATCAGCCAGTCGCCCACGGTGAATGACCTTGCAACACTCCTGGCGCACGCCATGAAGCGGCCATTGGTCGAGGGTCAGCACCGTCCCTCTCGCATCCTTCTTAGAAAGAACCCGAAGTGGAAGTCCTTGTTGTCTGCTTTGACCGACATCGGCGTTCAAGTGGACCTGGTGGGCGAGTTGCCTATCGTCGATTTGGAATTCAACGAGTTTTTGGCGCACATGAATGAGGCACGCTCGGCTGGAGCAATCAAGCCATCTAAGGAACAAGGGAAGGTCGAGAAGACCTTTCCCGCCATTGCCCAATGGGTCCGGGGATACGGGCACATCGAAATTGGCGACCAGGAGGACTTCGGCTTCATTGCAAGGGCGCTCGACTACGGTGGGCTGGTTTTCGAGGATGACAAGCCAAGGACACTGGCTGAGTCAACGGCGGCGTTGGAAGCGGCACTGGCCCGCTGGTTTGAGAACGAGGGAATTGAGATTGAGAAATGA
- a CDS encoding plasmid pRiA4b ORF-3 family protein, translating to MPTKKQIKPGEKVPLKLTLAERKMVLEDLMCLDQDFEQIIRDTPSGEPVMMTLDDLDDFGGYIAAEANHCEDNKKQKKLDAVFEKIQRLLDTYTDEASPQTLKIEDARQKKAISDQAVQIAEFAAKALVAAEQLRIKTKPLDHFWLAPAQRDVLLSVPTLSKAIKNKLAKEKPLTVVEVASMTMALAEDLQDGDARKPLAVLMATRYLVVAKHLMDRLQDGIMAKNAPPARKKSQRKPKAKPDVLYQFKITLLGAKPPIWRRIQVQDCTFDKLHEYIQTAMGWTNSHLHQFEIKGERYGDPELLDDDFDHFDGIDSTTTMLSRILPETGQRFAFKYKYDFGDGWEHEVLYEGCPPLEKDKKYPLCLEGERSCPPEDVGGMGGYYEFLAVIADPEHEDHERLLRWAGTFDPDAFDPKQATKEMKKGLPDWRKM from the coding sequence ATGCCCACCAAAAAACAAATTAAACCCGGCGAGAAAGTGCCGCTCAAGCTAACCCTTGCCGAGCGGAAGATGGTCCTCGAAGACCTGATGTGCCTCGACCAGGATTTTGAGCAGATCATTCGGGATACGCCGAGCGGCGAGCCGGTGATGATGACCCTCGACGACCTGGATGACTTCGGTGGCTATATCGCCGCTGAAGCCAATCACTGCGAGGACAACAAGAAGCAGAAGAAGCTCGACGCCGTGTTCGAGAAGATTCAGCGATTGCTCGACACGTACACGGACGAAGCGTCTCCGCAGACTTTGAAGATCGAGGACGCACGCCAGAAAAAAGCGATTTCCGATCAGGCCGTGCAGATCGCTGAGTTTGCAGCCAAAGCACTCGTTGCCGCTGAGCAGCTACGGATCAAAACAAAGCCGCTCGATCACTTCTGGCTGGCCCCTGCTCAGCGAGATGTGTTGCTTTCGGTGCCCACGCTCTCGAAGGCCATCAAGAACAAGCTGGCGAAAGAGAAGCCGCTTACCGTGGTCGAAGTCGCCAGCATGACGATGGCCCTGGCCGAGGATTTGCAAGACGGGGATGCCCGGAAACCGTTGGCTGTGCTGATGGCTACCAGGTACCTGGTGGTTGCCAAGCACCTGATGGATCGCCTGCAAGACGGAATCATGGCGAAGAATGCACCACCGGCCAGGAAGAAGTCGCAGCGGAAGCCGAAGGCGAAACCGGACGTTCTCTACCAGTTCAAGATCACGCTGCTCGGTGCAAAGCCGCCAATCTGGCGGCGCATCCAGGTGCAAGACTGCACCTTCGACAAACTCCACGAATACATCCAGACGGCAATGGGTTGGACCAATAGTCATCTCCACCAGTTCGAGATCAAGGGCGAAAGATACGGCGATCCCGAGCTTCTGGACGACGATTTCGATCACTTCGACGGCATCGACTCGACGACTACAATGCTCAGCAGAATTCTGCCCGAGACCGGCCAGCGTTTCGCCTTCAAGTACAAATACGACTTCGGAGACGGCTGGGAACACGAGGTTCTTTACGAAGGCTGCCCGCCGCTGGAGAAGGACAAAAAGTATCCGCTCTGCCTGGAAGGCGAACGATCATGTCCGCCCGAAGATGTCGGCGGCATGGGCGGTTACTACGAGTTCCTGGCAGTCATTGCCGATCCAGAGCATGAGGATCACGAACGCTTGCTGCGTTGGGCTGGAACATTCGACCCTGACGCATTCGACCCCAAGCAGGCGACCAAAGAGATGAAGAAGGGGCTGCCTGATTGGCGGAAGATGTGA